One region of Brachyhypopomus gauderio isolate BG-103 chromosome 9, BGAUD_0.2, whole genome shotgun sequence genomic DNA includes:
- the hadhb gene encoding trifunctional enzyme subunit beta, mitochondrial — translation MASMLMNSVRKGSMRSREPFRAAQLAARSLSTSAPLQAQAKSKKTVAKPGVKNIVLVDGVRTPFLLSGTTYADLMPHDLARAALQGLLNRTGMPKDAVDYIVYGTVIQEVKTSNVAREAALGAGFSDKIPAHTVTMACISSNQAMTTAVGLIAAGQCDAVVAGGVEFMSDVPIRHSRKMRKTMLSLNKAKTLGARLSLLGSIRPAHFSPELPAVAEFSTAETMGHSADRLAAAFGVSRQEQDEFALRSHTLAKQAQDKGLLSDIVSFKVPGKDIVSKDNGIRPSSMEQMAKLKPAFIKPHGTVTAANSSYLTDGASAVLIMSEEKALALGYKPKAYLRDFVYVSQDPKDQLLLGPTYATPKVLERSGLKMADIDVFEFHEAFAGQIMANLKAMDSDWFAKTYMGRTSKVGSPPMEKFNMWGGSLSLGHPFGATGCRLVTTVAHRLQKEGGQYGVVAACAAGGQGHAMVIEAYPQ, via the exons GCGTCCATGTTGATGAACTCTGTGAGGAAGGGCTCCATGAGGTCGCGAGAGCCCTTCAGGGCCGCTCAGCTCG CTGCACGTTCTCTCAGCACATCTGCACCTCTGCAGGctcaag CAAAAAGCAAGAAGACTGTTGCCAAGCCTGGAGTGAAGAACATAGTCTTGGTTGATGGGGTCCGCACGCCGTTCCTGCTGTCTGGCACcac ATATGCTGATCTGATGCCCCACGACCTCGCCAGAGCTGCGCTGCA AGGTCTGCTGAACAGAACTGggatgcccaaggatgctgtAGATTACATCGTCTATGGTACTGTCATTCAGGAAGTGAAGACCAGCAATGTGGCCAGAGAG GCTGCTCTTGGGGCAGGATTCTCAGATAAGATTCCGGCTCACACGGTCACCATGGCCTGCATCTCGTCCAACCAGGCCATGACCACAG CTGTGGGGCTGATTGCTGCTGGTCAGTGTGACGCAGTTGTAGCAGGAGGGGTTGAGTTCATGTCGGACGTCCCGATTCGTCACAGCCGTAAGATGAGGAAGACGATGTTGTCTCTAAATAAGGCAAAGACACTGGGAGCCAGACTGTCCCTGCTGGGATCTATTCGACCTGCTCACTTTTCCCCTGAG ctCCCCGCTGTGGCTGAGTTCTCCACAGCAGAAACCATGGGTCACTCTGCAGACCGCTTGGCGGCAGCGTTCGGCGTGTCTCGCCAGGAGCAGGACGAGTTTGCCCTGCGCTCCCACACTCTCGCTAAGCAAGCGCAGGACAAGGGCCTGCTCAGTGACATCGTGAGCTTCAAAGTGCCGG GAAAGGACATTGTATCCAAGGACAATGGGATTCGGCCGAGCTCCATGGAGCAGATGGCTAAGCTGAAGCCAGCCTTCATCAAACCACACGGAACAGTCACGGCTGCTAACTCCTCATACCTG ACTGATGGCGCCTCTGCAGTGTTGATAATGTCTGAAGAGAAAGCACTTGCACTGGGTTACAAACCTAAAGCATATCTCAG AGATTTCGTGTACGTGTCTCAGGACCCTAAAGACCAGCTCCTGTTGGG GCCAACCTACGCCACACCGAAGGTTCTGGAGAGGAGCGGCCTGAAAATGGCCGACATCGACGTGTTTGAGTTCCATGAGGCGTTCGCT GGCCAGATAAtggctaatctgaaggccatgGACTCTGACTGGTTCGCCAAGACTTACATGGGAAGGACgtctaag GTTGGCTCTCCACCGATGGAGAAGTTTAACATGTGGGGGGGGTCACTGTCTCTCGGACACCCTTTTGGAGCCACTGGATGTCGTCTGGTTACCACGGTAGCACACCGACTACAGAAAGAGGGGGGGCAGTATGGGGTAGTGGCAGCGTGTGCAGCAGGTGGACAG